From a single Candidatus Kryptoniota bacterium genomic region:
- the ilvN gene encoding acetolactate synthase small subunit has protein sequence MKKHTISVLVENKFGALNRIVGLFSARGYNIDSISVGTSEDDSAARVTIVSKGDDDIIEQIIKQLNKLIDVTKVVDLTYDSFMERELILIKVSANKTTRSELMQISEIFRSKIIDISQRSITIEATGSEKKVEAMIKMLEPFGIKEIARTGRVALKREFEGEV, from the coding sequence GTGAAGAAACATACCATATCCGTACTTGTTGAAAACAAATTCGGCGCGTTGAACAGGATCGTGGGCTTGTTCAGCGCACGCGGATACAACATCGACAGTATTTCGGTCGGAACAAGCGAAGATGATTCAGCCGCGCGTGTCACGATAGTCTCGAAAGGCGACGACGACATTATCGAACAGATCATTAAACAGTTGAACAAACTCATCGACGTTACGAAAGTTGTGGATCTCACTTACGACAGCTTCATGGAGCGTGAGCTGATCCTGATTAAAGTCTCAGCGAACAAAACCACCCGTTCCGAGCTGATGCAAATTTCGGAAATCTTCCGATCCAAAATCATTGACATAAGTCAGCGGTCAATCACAATAGAGGCCACCGGGAGCGAGAAGAAAGTGGAAGCAATGATAAAAATGCTGGAACCGTTCGGCATCAAAGAAATCGCACGGACCGGCCGCGTCGCGTTGAAGCGAGAATTCGAGGGTGAGGTTTAG
- the ilvB gene encoding biosynthetic-type acetolactate synthase large subunit, with product MSTNEITGAEIFVKALMEEKVEYIFGYPGGAVIGVYDAMHDMSDIKHILTRHEQGAVHAAEGYAKATGKVGVVVVTSGPGATNTVTGIADAYMDSVPIVVFTGQVATHLIGNDAFQEADIIGITRSITKHNFLVKDVRELAWTIRAAFHIAATGRPGPVVVDMPKDVMASRTAFSYPKEVKLRGYHPFYFGHMGQINKAVEIINASKKPVLYVGGGAIASNASKEIVNLAKKLNAPVTMTLMGLGAFPGEDELSMGMLGMHGTWYSNIAVDQCDCLVAIGSRFDDRVTGNPASFSPKSRKVHIDIDPSAISKNVKVDVPIVGDVRHVLERLIPLVKPLDTKEWLEQIRTWKNEHPLRYEDGDRIRAQYVIEKIYEVTHGEAVVTSDVGQNQMWTAQFYRFKNPRSNITSGGLGTMGFSFPASIGAAFGVKDRPVFSINGDGGIQMNIQELATAVGHKLPIKIVILNNGFLGMVRQWQDMFYKKRYSQVSLGNNPDFAKLAEAFGAAGFVTDKPAEVAPILEESMKINDRPVLIDFRTTSEDNVFPMIPSGGTVAQIMDYPKSVEELKKLHSHMETVK from the coding sequence ATGAGCACGAACGAAATTACAGGCGCCGAGATTTTTGTAAAAGCCTTGATGGAGGAAAAGGTCGAATACATTTTCGGATATCCGGGAGGCGCCGTGATCGGTGTCTACGATGCAATGCACGACATGTCTGACATCAAGCACATTTTGACAAGACATGAACAGGGAGCAGTACATGCGGCCGAGGGATATGCGAAGGCTACCGGCAAAGTGGGAGTAGTTGTGGTAACGTCGGGCCCCGGCGCCACGAACACGGTGACAGGGATTGCCGACGCGTATATGGATTCCGTACCGATCGTTGTGTTCACCGGCCAGGTCGCGACTCATTTGATTGGCAACGATGCGTTCCAGGAAGCCGATATAATCGGGATAACAAGATCTATCACGAAACATAATTTCCTGGTGAAGGACGTTCGTGAACTTGCATGGACGATCCGGGCCGCGTTCCATATTGCTGCGACCGGCAGACCGGGTCCCGTTGTTGTCGACATGCCGAAAGACGTGATGGCGTCACGAACGGCATTTTCGTATCCTAAAGAAGTTAAGTTGAGAGGTTACCACCCGTTCTACTTCGGGCACATGGGGCAAATAAACAAGGCGGTTGAGATCATTAACGCATCGAAAAAACCGGTCCTGTATGTCGGTGGGGGCGCCATTGCTTCGAACGCCTCCAAGGAAATTGTTAATCTCGCGAAGAAACTGAACGCGCCGGTTACCATGACGCTGATGGGACTCGGAGCATTCCCAGGCGAAGACGAACTCTCGATGGGAATGCTCGGTATGCACGGAACATGGTACTCGAATATCGCCGTCGACCAATGCGATTGTCTCGTGGCGATCGGTTCCAGATTCGATGACCGCGTCACCGGCAATCCTGCGTCCTTCTCTCCGAAATCCAGGAAAGTTCACATCGATATCGACCCATCGGCGATTAGCAAGAACGTCAAGGTCGATGTGCCGATCGTCGGCGATGTCCGCCATGTGCTCGAGAGGTTGATTCCTCTGGTGAAGCCGCTTGACACTAAGGAGTGGCTCGAACAGATACGTACGTGGAAGAATGAACATCCGCTAAGGTATGAAGACGGCGATAGGATTCGGGCACAGTATGTAATTGAAAAGATCTATGAAGTGACCCATGGCGAAGCGGTAGTGACTTCAGATGTCGGACAGAACCAGATGTGGACGGCACAGTTCTACAGGTTCAAGAACCCGAGATCGAACATTACGTCAGGCGGCCTGGGCACGATGGGGTTCTCCTTCCCTGCTTCCATAGGTGCGGCGTTCGGAGTAAAAGACAGACCCGTCTTCAGCATAAACGGGGACGGAGGAATTCAGATGAACATCCAGGAGCTGGCGACGGCCGTTGGTCACAAGCTCCCGATAAAGATCGTGATCCTGAACAACGGTTTTCTCGGAATGGTGAGGCAATGGCAGGACATGTTTTACAAAAAGCGATACAGCCAGGTTTCGCTCGGGAACAATCCGGATTTCGCGAAACTCGCGGAAGCGTTCGGAGCCGCCGGGTTCGTTACTGACAAACCCGCCGAAGTTGCCCCGATCCTCGAAGAATCGATGAAGATAAACGACAGGCCGGTACTGATAGATTTTAGGACGACAAGCGAAGACAATGTCTTCCCGATGATCCCGAGCGGAGGAACGGTCGCCCAGATAATGGATTATCCGAAGAGCGTCGAAGAACTCAAGAAATTACATTCCCATATGGAGACCGTGAAGTGA
- a CDS encoding bifunctional response regulator/alkaline phosphatase family protein, whose amino-acid sequence MPGEKHRILWVDDEIELLKPHVIFLKDKGFQVDTATNGQDAIELVRQNFRDQNYDLILLDEMMAGMGGLKTLEAIKGIAPEIPVVMITKNEAESLMEEAIGQKITDYLTKPVNPSQILLTAKRIIDGHRITGERVSRDYVTDFRDISSQLDSELTYKEWVEIHQKLTYWELEIDEHPETGLKDPLTDQRRAANAAFGKYIESVYKNWVNSKSEKPKLSHEVFETYVMPKMTPGKPVVMIVIDCMRLDQWLIMEDYLRDDFAINKEFYYSILPTATPYSRNAIFSGLLPLEMEKRFPEIWDKGNSDDDSSRNRYEKELLTDLLQRKRIRVEPKYIKIIDPDFGKNIVSNISSFVRLPLTTIVVNFVDILAHSRSDSDILKEIAPDESAYRSLTKSWFQHSYLLDLFKALAETNATVVVTTDHGSVRSLRGSKVLGDREASTNLRYKFGRNLKCDDRQAIFVKNPEDYMLPRRGVTINYIIAKEDFYFVYPTEYHKYLEQYHDSFQHGGISLEEMILPVIFLDPR is encoded by the coding sequence ATGCCCGGGGAAAAGCATAGAATACTATGGGTAGACGATGAAATCGAGCTTTTGAAGCCGCATGTCATCTTCCTGAAGGACAAAGGTTTCCAGGTGGATACAGCTACAAACGGACAGGATGCAATCGAACTCGTTCGCCAGAACTTCCGCGACCAAAACTACGATCTCATTCTGCTTGACGAAATGATGGCCGGAATGGGCGGTCTGAAAACACTTGAGGCGATCAAAGGAATTGCTCCTGAAATACCTGTCGTCATGATTACGAAGAATGAAGCCGAGTCTCTTATGGAAGAGGCGATCGGACAGAAGATAACCGATTATCTTACGAAGCCCGTGAACCCCAGTCAGATTCTTCTTACGGCAAAACGAATCATCGACGGTCACAGGATCACCGGTGAGCGCGTATCGCGTGATTATGTTACTGACTTCCGTGATATTTCGAGCCAGCTCGATAGTGAACTCACCTATAAAGAATGGGTGGAGATTCACCAGAAGCTGACTTACTGGGAGCTCGAGATCGACGAGCATCCTGAGACCGGCTTGAAGGACCCGCTGACAGACCAAAGGCGAGCAGCGAACGCCGCGTTCGGGAAATACATCGAAAGCGTTTACAAGAATTGGGTCAATTCGAAATCCGAGAAGCCGAAACTCTCGCATGAGGTATTCGAAACCTACGTAATGCCGAAGATGACTCCTGGAAAACCGGTTGTGATGATCGTAATCGACTGCATGCGGCTCGACCAGTGGCTGATCATGGAAGATTACCTGCGAGACGATTTCGCCATCAACAAAGAATTCTATTATTCGATATTGCCCACGGCGACTCCCTATTCGCGCAACGCGATCTTCAGCGGGCTTCTTCCTCTTGAAATGGAAAAGCGGTTCCCTGAAATCTGGGACAAAGGAAATTCAGACGACGACTCGAGCAGGAACAGGTATGAAAAGGAATTGTTGACCGATCTGCTTCAGCGGAAGAGAATTCGAGTGGAACCGAAATATATCAAGATCATCGATCCTGATTTCGGAAAGAATATCGTATCGAATATTTCCAGCTTTGTCAGATTACCTCTGACCACGATAGTCGTAAATTTCGTAGACATACTGGCTCATTCGCGTTCCGACTCGGACATTTTGAAGGAGATTGCGCCCGACGAAAGTGCGTACAGGTCGCTGACGAAATCGTGGTTCCAGCATTCATATCTCCTCGATCTGTTCAAAGCGCTGGCCGAGACAAATGCGACTGTAGTGGTCACAACCGATCATGGGAGTGTGAGGAGCCTCAGGGGCTCCAAGGTTCTTGGTGACAGAGAGGCGTCAACGAATCTCCGCTACAAATTTGGACGGAACCTAAAATGCGACGACAGGCAGGCGATATTCGTGAAGAACCCGGAGGATTACATGCTCCCGAGGCGCGGTGTGACGATCAATTACATTATCGCCAAAGAGGATTTTTATTTTGTTTATCCCACGGAGTATCATAAGTACCTGGAGCAATATCACGACAGCTTCCAGCATGGGGGGATCTCTCTTGAGGAGATGATTCTGCCGGTAATTTTCCTGGACCCAAGGTAA
- the tsaE gene encoding tRNA (adenosine(37)-N6)-threonylcarbamoyltransferase complex ATPase subunit type 1 TsaE, protein MEIHISKAESETIALGKKFAGQLKEGGFVALYGELGAGKTQFVKGVCEALKVTEVVNSPTFTIVNEYHGTMPVFHIDLYRLSNVDEILGIGFDEYLEAGGICLVEWAEKLDGIIPGRRFDVKLAVVDESTREISIASLNEGE, encoded by the coding sequence ATGGAAATCCACATCTCAAAAGCTGAAAGCGAAACGATTGCACTTGGCAAGAAGTTCGCCGGTCAGTTGAAGGAAGGGGGATTCGTTGCGTTATACGGCGAGCTCGGCGCAGGCAAGACTCAATTTGTCAAAGGTGTCTGCGAGGCGCTCAAAGTGACGGAAGTCGTAAACAGCCCGACCTTTACCATAGTGAACGAGTATCATGGTACGATGCCGGTATTTCACATCGACCTGTACCGGCTAAGCAATGTGGACGAGATTTTAGGAATTGGATTTGACGAATACCTCGAGGCCGGCGGGATTTGTCTCGTGGAGTGGGCGGAGAAGCTCGACGGTATCATACCGGGCAGGAGATTCGACGTGAAGTTGGCGGTGGTGGATGAGTCGACCCGCGAAATTTCAATAGCATCTCTAAACGAAGGCGAATGA
- the tsaB gene encoding tRNA (adenosine(37)-N6)-threonylcarbamoyltransferase complex dimerization subunit type 1 TsaB, whose protein sequence is MSTNRILALETATKICSVAVSENGVVAGEFSIYVPHAHVERLVSVINDLLKNLRLKYSDLDAIAVSNGPGSFTGLRIGLSVAKGIAFAEDKRIIAVPTLDALALRARILVDRKTVVPVLHARGREFYYCRYKFVNSFPERSGDYKVSGPAGIAEEFDSETIFVGEGVAELVKEDCINVKFGERSFCELTASAVEVGMAAQEKFDRQEFSDLRTLVPMYVKDFVTVKGNPLKKIMERI, encoded by the coding sequence ATGAGTACGAACAGGATACTGGCGCTCGAGACAGCGACCAAGATTTGCTCCGTCGCAGTTTCTGAGAACGGCGTGGTCGCGGGAGAGTTTTCGATATACGTTCCGCACGCACATGTCGAACGGCTCGTGTCAGTGATCAATGATCTGCTGAAGAATCTTCGCTTGAAGTACAGCGATCTGGATGCGATCGCAGTCTCGAATGGTCCCGGCAGCTTCACCGGTCTCAGGATCGGGCTCAGCGTCGCTAAAGGAATAGCCTTTGCGGAAGACAAGCGGATCATCGCAGTTCCGACGCTTGATGCGCTGGCTTTGCGCGCCCGTATACTGGTTGATAGGAAGACCGTTGTCCCGGTACTTCACGCCAGAGGAAGGGAATTTTATTATTGCAGATATAAATTCGTAAATTCATTTCCGGAGAGGTCGGGCGATTATAAAGTCTCTGGTCCAGCGGGAATCGCCGAGGAATTTGACTCCGAAACGATTTTCGTCGGCGAAGGCGTGGCCGAACTTGTCAAGGAGGATTGCATAAACGTGAAATTCGGTGAGCGCTCATTCTGCGAATTGACCGCCTCGGCTGTGGAGGTGGGCATGGCGGCCCAGGAGAAGTTCGACAGGCAGGAGTTTTCAGACCTTAGAACATTGGTGCCGATGTATGTCAAGGACTTCGTGACCGTTAAAGGCAATCCCTTAAAAAAAATCATGGAGAGAATCTGA
- the accD gene encoding acetyl-CoA carboxylase, carboxyltransferase subunit beta translates to MSWFKRSKQNIVSGEKKDLPEGSWVKCEKCGEVLHKSQLQDNLWTCNKCNYHFRIGSKEYIQLLLDKKSFKETDRALKSNDPLKFTDTKSYKVRVAEAQKKTGLVDAIRTGTGEINGHKVVFGCMDFQFIGGSMGSVVGEKVARSVDRAVKLKRPLILISQSGGARMMEAAISLMQLAKTSARLTRLHKAGLPYISIMVDPTTGGVTASFAMLGDFNIAEPGALIGFAGPRVIKQAVGKDLPEGFQRSEFLLDKGFVDFIAHRKELKGKVTQLLDLLES, encoded by the coding sequence ATGTCCTGGTTCAAACGGTCTAAACAGAACATTGTCTCCGGCGAAAAAAAAGATTTGCCGGAAGGCTCATGGGTGAAATGCGAAAAGTGCGGAGAGGTACTTCACAAATCGCAGCTACAGGACAATCTCTGGACATGCAACAAGTGCAATTACCATTTCAGGATCGGGAGCAAAGAGTATATTCAGCTCCTTCTCGACAAGAAAAGCTTCAAAGAGACAGACAGGGCACTGAAGTCGAACGATCCTCTGAAGTTCACGGATACAAAGTCGTACAAAGTTAGAGTTGCCGAAGCTCAGAAGAAGACCGGACTTGTCGATGCAATAAGGACGGGAACCGGAGAGATAAATGGGCACAAGGTCGTGTTCGGCTGTATGGACTTCCAGTTCATCGGCGGTAGCATGGGCTCTGTAGTCGGTGAAAAAGTTGCACGTTCCGTCGATCGCGCGGTCAAGCTCAAGCGACCATTGATTTTGATTTCTCAAAGCGGCGGGGCGAGAATGATGGAAGCAGCGATTTCTCTCATGCAGCTGGCCAAGACGAGCGCTCGTCTGACGAGATTACATAAGGCCGGACTTCCGTACATTTCGATCATGGTCGATCCGACCACGGGAGGAGTGACCGCGAGCTTTGCCATGCTGGGCGACTTCAATATCGCGGAACCCGGAGCACTCATCGGGTTTGCTGGTCCGCGAGTGATTAAGCAAGCAGTGGGTAAAGACCTTCCGGAAGGATTCCAAAGATCCGAATTCCTTCTCGACAAGGGATTTGTCGACTTTATCGCGCATAGAAAAGAACTTAAGGGCAAAGTAACACAGCTGTTAGATCTCCTGGAATCGTAA
- the rocF gene encoding arginase, whose protein sequence is MTIRIVGVPMDLGAGRRGVDMGPSALRIAGIAERLREIGHTVFDDGDIPVKVPESAEIDNPKLKYLPEIVRVSTILAHKIGTIMEQKEFPLVLGGDHSIAMGTISGLSGFARKNGLRFGVIWIDAHADMNTNETSPSGNIHGMPFAAVLGEGVKELTTIGGDFRKVDPKNAVLIGVRNIDRAEKEIMKRTGIKYYTMADIDKYGAHRIIGRALKEFKENVDLLHVSFDIDSVDPSVAAGVGTPSPGGLSYRETHLIMETIADCECMSSLEVTEVNPIFDVRNESAEFATAVVASALGKKII, encoded by the coding sequence ATGACCATCAGGATTGTCGGAGTGCCGATGGATCTCGGCGCAGGGAGGCGCGGGGTCGATATGGGTCCGTCCGCGCTGAGGATTGCCGGTATCGCCGAGAGGCTCCGTGAAATCGGGCACACCGTATTCGACGACGGCGATATTCCGGTAAAGGTTCCTGAAAGCGCGGAGATCGACAACCCGAAGTTGAAGTACCTCCCCGAAATTGTCCGAGTATCGACAATACTCGCCCACAAGATCGGGACAATCATGGAGCAAAAGGAATTCCCGCTGGTGCTCGGCGGGGACCACTCGATCGCGATGGGAACAATTTCGGGGTTATCAGGCTTCGCGCGGAAGAACGGCTTGAGGTTCGGAGTCATCTGGATCGATGCTCACGCGGACATGAATACGAATGAGACAAGCCCTTCCGGAAATATCCACGGGATGCCCTTCGCTGCAGTCCTTGGCGAAGGCGTCAAGGAGCTGACGACGATAGGCGGCGACTTCAGGAAGGTCGACCCGAAAAACGCCGTTCTGATAGGTGTTAGAAATATAGACCGTGCGGAGAAGGAGATAATGAAGCGCACCGGAATAAAGTATTACACCATGGCTGACATTGATAAATACGGTGCTCACAGGATAATCGGACGGGCACTGAAAGAATTCAAGGAGAATGTCGACCTGCTTCACGTTAGTTTTGATATCGATTCCGTTGACCCATCCGTAGCAGCAGGAGTCGGAACACCGTCGCCCGGTGGATTAAGCTACAGAGAAACTCACCTCATAATGGAAACGATAGCAGATTGCGAGTGCATGAGCTCGCTCGAAGTCACCGAAGTTAACCCGATATTCGACGTGAGGAACGAATCCGCTGAGTTCGCCACCGCGGTTGTCGCATCCGCGCTCGGGAAAAAAATCATTTGA
- the panC gene encoding pantoate--beta-alanine ligase encodes MKTITSIAEMQSIAGELRVGGKRIGLVPTMGYLHEGHLSLLDEAQKQSDVVVMSIYVNPTQFGRGEDFERYPRDLERDEKMAAARGVEYLFEPVDREMYPEGFLTFVELDKVSHLFEGEFRPGHFRGVATIVTKLFNIIRPHVAVFGQKDAQQVFIIQKLVSDLDFDVRIRVAPIVRDPDGLAMSSRNVYLSESERAQASVIYRSLKLAERILKEGDTDLVHVRSEMIRLIDSVSDAKIDYVSFVNTSTFDRVESTDGLEKAQAILAVRFGKTRLIDNMLYDLGH; translated from the coding sequence ATGAAGACAATAACTTCTATCGCTGAAATGCAATCGATTGCGGGAGAACTCCGCGTCGGTGGAAAAAGGATCGGACTCGTTCCGACTATGGGATACCTCCACGAGGGACATCTAAGCCTTTTGGATGAAGCGCAGAAACAGTCGGATGTCGTTGTCATGTCCATATACGTAAACCCGACGCAGTTCGGGAGAGGCGAGGACTTCGAGAGGTACCCTCGCGATCTGGAGCGTGACGAGAAAATGGCTGCTGCACGTGGCGTCGAATATTTGTTCGAGCCGGTCGACAGGGAAATGTACCCGGAAGGCTTTCTTACGTTTGTCGAACTCGACAAGGTCTCTCATCTTTTTGAAGGAGAATTCAGACCGGGACACTTCAGAGGAGTTGCTACGATTGTTACGAAGCTCTTCAATATCATCAGGCCGCATGTTGCTGTTTTCGGACAAAAGGATGCTCAACAGGTGTTCATCATCCAAAAACTAGTCAGCGATTTGGATTTCGACGTCCGTATCCGCGTCGCCCCGATTGTTCGTGATCCCGACGGTCTCGCCATGAGCTCGCGAAATGTCTACCTTTCCGAATCGGAGCGCGCTCAGGCGTCGGTGATTTACAGATCGCTGAAGCTTGCCGAGAGGATCCTCAAAGAAGGTGATACGGACCTCGTTCATGTGAGGTCAGAGATGATAAGGCTTATTGACAGCGTTTCCGATGCGAAGATCGACTACGTGAGTTTTGTGAACACATCGACTTTCGATCGTGTAGAGTCGACCGATGGACTCGAGAAGGCGCAAGCGATACTGGCGGTCAGGTTTGGAAAGACGAGGCTGATAGACAATATGCTTTACGACCTGGGGCACTAA
- a CDS encoding CoA pyrophosphatase translates to MKLNELAGLANKLPQNPGLNASGEYFVSVVVLLLVPIDGEYHILFEKRAPSIRQGGEISLPGGEFDESDGTLEMAALREVEEEVGIPRSKIKIIGRLDSVIVPLGVMVNVFVGVSDVSESEITANPKEVEKAFLIPVSHFQHNQPETYELMTRIYPSFTDAKTNDEVVLLPSKELGLPERYWKSWGGARHKVYVFKTSEGTIWGITARIIIDFIKRMR, encoded by the coding sequence ATGAAGCTGAACGAACTCGCCGGATTGGCTAACAAGCTTCCACAAAATCCCGGTCTCAACGCGAGTGGAGAGTACTTTGTCTCAGTGGTCGTCCTTCTTTTGGTTCCGATCGATGGGGAGTACCACATCCTTTTCGAGAAGAGAGCACCTTCGATCAGGCAAGGGGGGGAGATTTCGCTGCCGGGCGGAGAGTTCGATGAGAGCGACGGGACTCTTGAAATGGCTGCGCTGAGGGAGGTCGAAGAGGAAGTGGGGATTCCAAGAAGCAAGATCAAGATTATTGGAAGGCTCGATTCGGTAATCGTGCCGCTAGGAGTCATGGTAAATGTATTTGTAGGAGTGTCCGACGTTTCAGAAAGTGAAATCACTGCAAACCCAAAGGAAGTCGAAAAGGCTTTTCTCATCCCCGTGTCGCACTTTCAGCACAACCAGCCGGAGACTTATGAATTGATGACCAGAATTTATCCTTCATTCACAGACGCCAAGACCAACGACGAGGTCGTCCTTCTTCCGTCGAAGGAACTCGGGCTGCCCGAACGGTATTGGAAGTCGTGGGGTGGAGCAAGGCACAAAGTCTATGTGTTCAAAACCTCGGAGGGCACAATCTGGGGAATTACGGCAAGGATCATTATTGATTTCATAAAAAGGATGAGATGA
- a CDS encoding cyclic 2,3-diphosphoglycerate synthase gives MKRTRVIILGAAGRDFHNFNTVFRDNEQYEVVAFTATQIPNISGRKYPAELAGKLYPKGILIYPEAQLPQLLKDNNIDQVVFAYSDISFNYVMTKASQVTSLGADFKLLGVKNTMLKSKVPVIAVVAVRTGAGKSQTSRRVCDILRAKGLTVVAVRHPMPYGDLVKQKVQRYASIDDLKKYECTIEEMEEYEPHITNGTIIYAGVDYEAILREAEKEADVIVWDGGNNDTSFYRPDLTITVADPHRPGHELSYYAGMVNTLLADIVVINKVESATRENVAIVRNNVLSVNATARIIEAASPVSVEDESLIRGKRVLVVEDGPTLTHGGMSYGAGVIAAQKFGAKELVDPRRWAVDTISETFKKYPKTGTLLPAMGYGDKQVKDLEATINKVDCDTVIIGTPIDLRRVIKIKKPSVRVRYELAEITKPDLKEVLEGFLTEHKLS, from the coding sequence ATGAAACGGACAAGAGTAATAATCCTCGGCGCGGCAGGAAGAGACTTCCACAATTTCAATACGGTATTCAGGGATAATGAGCAGTATGAAGTCGTCGCATTTACCGCGACGCAAATTCCTAATATATCCGGACGCAAGTATCCTGCTGAACTGGCAGGAAAACTTTACCCAAAGGGGATTCTGATTTATCCCGAGGCACAACTTCCCCAGCTCCTTAAAGACAACAACATTGATCAAGTGGTCTTCGCATATTCCGACATCTCGTTTAATTACGTAATGACCAAAGCATCGCAGGTAACCTCACTTGGAGCAGATTTCAAACTTCTTGGCGTGAAGAACACAATGCTGAAGAGCAAAGTACCTGTAATTGCGGTCGTCGCGGTCAGAACTGGTGCGGGGAAGAGCCAAACTTCTCGTCGAGTATGTGACATACTTAGGGCAAAGGGATTGACCGTTGTCGCCGTACGTCATCCCATGCCGTATGGAGATCTGGTTAAACAGAAAGTCCAGAGATATGCCAGCATCGATGACTTAAAGAAATACGAATGCACCATCGAGGAAATGGAGGAGTACGAGCCGCACATTACAAATGGAACAATCATATATGCTGGAGTCGACTATGAGGCAATTCTACGGGAAGCCGAGAAGGAGGCCGACGTAATAGTGTGGGATGGAGGGAACAACGACACCTCATTCTACCGGCCGGACCTGACTATCACGGTAGCAGATCCTCACCGCCCCGGCCATGAGCTTTCGTACTACGCGGGCATGGTAAATACCTTGCTTGCAGATATCGTGGTGATCAACAAGGTCGAATCAGCGACCCGGGAGAATGTGGCAATTGTACGAAATAACGTGTTGAGCGTGAACGCGACGGCCAGAATAATCGAAGCCGCGTCCCCGGTTTCAGTCGAAGATGAGTCGCTCATTCGCGGCAAGAGAGTTCTCGTCGTCGAAGACGGGCCCACCCTGACCCACGGCGGGATGTCATACGGCGCGGGCGTGATTGCCGCTCAAAAGTTCGGCGCGAAAGAGCTCGTTGATCCTCGCAGGTGGGCAGTCGACACAATTTCCGAGACTTTCAAGAAATATCCGAAGACGGGCACCCTTCTGCCCGCAATGGGATACGGTGACAAACAGGTAAAGGACCTGGAAGCCACCATCAATAAGGTGGACTGTGACACAGTAATAATCGGGACCCCGATCGACCTGAGGCGCGTTATCAAAATAAAGAAGCCGTCAGTCAGAGTGAGATATGAACTCGCCGAGATAACAAAGCCTGACCTCAAGGAGGTGTTAGAGGGATTTTTGACGGAGCATAAGTTATCTTAG